The proteins below come from a single Faecalibaculum rodentium genomic window:
- a CDS encoding HAD-IC family P-type ATPase, with the protein MTHSYWDIVRRQTFTLFNAVNLVLALLIAWTGAWQNMFFVGTVLTNWLIGMIQEIRARRTLNQLALLHQDTYRLADGSTVTRDGLEPGMVVVLEQGDQVPCDGTVTSGSGEVDESQQTGESEEVQRTAGDRLLSGMTIISGRLELRADATGDNTRAAKLMHEARSHKKFRSPLRDAIDTIVRFCTIAIIPCGVLLFVRSVYATQVPVKQAINSMAAAVIGMIPEGLVVLTSIALAVASVKLAKEQVLVQQLYCSETLARTDVLCLDKTGTLTQGKMTLVKILTQPGWTEQDVKQILAGLYAVLPDSNATAVAIRRGCEGVPARFFTVQDMKPFASATKFSKVVTRQGTWCVGALSNILADAQNQWAADGGAALAAASQQTSSAPSSAALASSAPSASTSSADQALRTQGIWASRGYRVLALTLDGTPAALLLLQDPLKPDVRQTVGYFRKQGVDLKVISGDDPATVQAIANEAGITGKAVSMQHVGAQDIPVLMQTHSIFGRVTPDQKKAMVQALQVQGHVVAMTGDGVNDVLALKAADCSIAMGSGSQAARAVSSMILLNNQFDDLPGIVVQGRRVINNIQRTASLFLVKTLFSFGLTLLTLVFFRVYPFEPVQLSVISALATGIPSFVLTLEPNDSRVQGSFLKNVLSRAVPGAFNVLILVTIARLLLGTRAQFSTMATLVAGINALWVLFFVCQPMTRIRAALVAFMAAGFVIAVLFFGKLMFLVPLDLWQLVFVIAAAVAIPFVLRLLSALERRILKTGM; encoded by the coding sequence ATGACACACTCCTATTGGGATATAGTCCGCCGACAGACCTTCACGCTGTTCAATGCCGTGAACCTGGTCCTGGCGCTTCTCATTGCCTGGACCGGGGCGTGGCAGAACATGTTTTTTGTGGGCACAGTGCTCACCAACTGGCTGATCGGCATGATCCAGGAAATCCGCGCACGCAGGACCCTGAACCAGCTGGCACTGCTGCACCAGGATACCTATCGTCTGGCGGATGGCAGCACCGTGACGCGCGACGGGCTGGAACCGGGGATGGTGGTGGTGCTGGAACAGGGTGACCAGGTCCCCTGTGACGGGACAGTCACGAGCGGGTCCGGGGAAGTGGACGAAAGCCAGCAGACCGGGGAGAGCGAAGAGGTTCAGCGCACGGCGGGTGACCGGCTGCTTTCCGGGATGACGATCATTTCGGGACGGCTGGAACTCAGGGCCGACGCCACGGGAGACAACACCCGGGCGGCGAAGCTCATGCACGAAGCCAGATCCCACAAGAAATTCCGGAGCCCCCTGCGGGATGCCATCGACACCATTGTGCGGTTCTGCACCATTGCGATCATTCCATGCGGTGTCCTGCTCTTTGTCCGCAGTGTGTATGCCACCCAGGTGCCGGTTAAGCAGGCCATCAACAGCATGGCCGCGGCGGTGATCGGCATGATTCCCGAGGGACTGGTCGTGCTGACCTCCATTGCCCTGGCGGTGGCAAGCGTGAAACTCGCGAAGGAGCAGGTGCTGGTGCAGCAGCTCTACTGCTCGGAGACCCTTGCACGGACCGACGTGCTGTGTCTGGACAAAACCGGAACGCTCACCCAGGGGAAAATGACCCTCGTGAAGATCCTGACCCAGCCGGGGTGGACAGAGCAGGACGTGAAGCAGATCCTGGCGGGTCTCTATGCTGTGCTGCCGGACTCCAATGCCACGGCTGTGGCGATTCGCCGGGGGTGTGAGGGGGTGCCGGCGCGTTTCTTCACGGTGCAGGACATGAAGCCCTTTGCATCCGCCACCAAGTTCTCCAAGGTCGTGACAAGACAGGGGACCTGGTGTGTGGGGGCGCTTTCCAACATCCTCGCCGATGCACAGAACCAGTGGGCGGCTGACGGCGGAGCTGCTCTAGCGGCTGCATCGCAGCAGACCTCCTCGGCGCCGTCCTCGGCAGCATTGGCATCATCGGCACCATCGGCTTCGACATCATCGGCAGACCAGGCTCTCCGGACACAGGGAATCTGGGCATCCCGGGGATACCGCGTGCTGGCCCTGACGCTCGACGGCACACCCGCGGCGCTGCTCCTGCTCCAGGACCCGCTGAAACCGGATGTCCGGCAGACCGTGGGCTATTTCCGGAAACAGGGCGTGGACTTGAAGGTCATTTCCGGCGACGACCCCGCGACTGTGCAGGCAATTGCCAACGAAGCCGGCATTACCGGCAAGGCTGTGTCCATGCAGCATGTCGGTGCTCAGGACATCCCGGTCCTGATGCAGACACACTCGATTTTCGGACGCGTCACGCCGGACCAGAAAAAAGCCATGGTCCAGGCCCTGCAGGTCCAGGGACACGTGGTGGCAATGACCGGCGACGGAGTCAACGATGTGCTGGCCCTGAAAGCCGCGGACTGCAGCATCGCCATGGGATCGGGTTCCCAGGCAGCCAGGGCGGTTTCCAGCATGATCCTGCTCAACAACCAGTTCGACGACCTTCCGGGGATCGTGGTGCAGGGACGGCGCGTGATCAACAACATCCAGCGCACCGCCAGCCTGTTTCTGGTCAAGACACTGTTTTCCTTCGGGCTCACACTGCTGACCCTGGTGTTCTTCAGGGTCTATCCCTTTGAGCCGGTCCAGCTCTCCGTGATCTCCGCCCTGGCCACGGGAATCCCCAGCTTTGTGCTCACACTGGAACCCAATGACAGCAGGGTGCAGGGCAGTTTTCTGAAAAACGTGCTGTCCCGGGCGGTGCCGGGTGCCTTCAATGTGCTGATCCTGGTCACGATCGCCAGACTGCTGCTGGGGACGCGCGCACAGTTTTCCACCATGGCCACCCTGGTGGCGGGCATCAACGCCCTGTGGGTGCTGTTCTTTGTCTGCCAGCCCATGACCCGGATCCGGGCAGCGCTGGTGGCTTTCATGGCCGCAGGCTTTGTGATTGCGGTGCTCTTCTTCGGGAAGCTGATGTTCCTGGTGCCGCTGGATCTGTGGCAGCTGGTGTTCGTGATCGCCGCCGCAGTCGCGATTCCCTTTGTGCTGCGGCTCCTGAGCGCCCTGGAGCGCAGGATCCTGAAAACCGGGATGTGA
- a CDS encoding LD-carboxypeptidase has translation MTKEYETSRTTDARRLKIGLLGLSDPAPWPGELIQALDFCDVHVSPILSRPSAGDARAAVWNDWMRQGDFDWIFDVSGGNLSTLALPFLELELYGACRTLFAGYSDLTPVLNALSAATGKETLLFSASQNIPALCAFLKEGDPALMRPDWHALGSMRLQELVQAPVAGGNIRCLLKLAGTPWWPDLTGRVLFLEARSGNAMAIASMVAQLCNMGVMDQIRALALGQFTELQDPLPVVLTVLEQMGARMDLPVLLTSEVGHAPGSKGLWIGKELFS, from the coding sequence ATGACCAAAGAGTATGAAACAAGCCGGACAACAGATGCGCGCCGGCTGAAAATCGGCCTGCTGGGTCTCTCCGATCCTGCGCCATGGCCCGGTGAACTGATCCAGGCCCTGGATTTCTGCGATGTGCATGTCTCCCCGATCCTGTCCCGGCCTTCTGCCGGGGATGCCCGGGCAGCGGTCTGGAACGACTGGATGCGCCAGGGCGACTTTGACTGGATTTTCGATGTCTCCGGCGGCAACCTCTCCACTCTGGCTCTGCCCTTCCTGGAACTGGAGCTGTATGGTGCCTGCCGCACCCTGTTTGCGGGATACAGCGACCTGACGCCTGTCCTCAATGCCCTGAGTGCCGCCACCGGCAAAGAAACGCTGCTGTTTTCTGCCAGCCAGAACATTCCGGCTCTCTGTGCCTTCCTGAAAGAGGGCGACCCGGCGCTGATGCGTCCCGACTGGCATGCCCTGGGATCCATGCGGCTGCAGGAGCTGGTGCAGGCACCTGTCGCCGGCGGGAACATCCGCTGTCTGCTCAAGCTGGCCGGCACCCCCTGGTGGCCGGACCTCACCGGCCGGGTCCTGTTTCTGGAAGCCAGGTCCGGCAATGCCATGGCCATTGCCTCCATGGTGGCACAGCTTTGCAACATGGGGGTCATGGACCAGATCCGCGCCCTGGCACTGGGTCAGTTCACGGAACTGCAGGATCCGCTGCCGGTGGTTCTCACCGTCCTGGAACAGATGGGGGCCCGCATGGACCTGCCCGTTCTGCTCACCTCCGAGGTGGGCCATGCCCCGGGCTCCAAAGGCCTGTGGATCGGAAAGGAGCTCTTTTCATGA
- a CDS encoding HIT family protein has translation MDCIFCEIAAGNIPAKKVFEDDDVIAFLDVNPASFGHTLVVPKQHVRNFMEADAATIGKVFGVASALGRVLQAKLGASGMNLLSNAGESAGQTVDHFHIHLIPRYDDRTQEALTLEFGPMDLDLDQVLAKIQH, from the coding sequence ATGGACTGCATTTTCTGCGAAATTGCCGCGGGCAACATCCCGGCAAAAAAAGTCTTCGAGGATGACGATGTCATTGCCTTTCTGGATGTGAATCCCGCTTCCTTCGGCCACACCCTGGTGGTGCCGAAACAGCATGTAAGAAACTTCATGGAAGCGGATGCTGCCACCATTGGCAAGGTGTTCGGTGTGGCCAGCGCCCTGGGCAGGGTGCTCCAGGCAAAACTGGGGGCTTCGGGCATGAACCTGCTGTCCAATGCAGGGGAAAGTGCGGGACAGACGGTGGATCATTTCCACATCCACCTCATTCCCAGGTATGATGACAGGACACAGGAAGCCCTGACGCTGGAGTTCGGTCCCATGGACCTGGACCTGGATCAGGTGCTCGCAAAAATTCAGCACTGA
- a CDS encoding IS110 family transposase yields MNHVAQTVIPVAGGLDVHKSFVVAVIKSTSDQGTVNTVKKRFSTFRADLEDLRDWLLQNDCHHVCMESTGKYWIPVYNVLETAMDEVRVCNPKWLSLVKGEKDDNKDAARICDLYRNGMTKSSYIPSKQIRTLRELTRLRQKYVQQRASDHNRLINCLTVNNYKLDMVFSNVRGISASRIIDLILSGESYTDEDILKCVSKRCKASQEDILRACHGLEFDKFQREKLKIIRDHIDELTKEIEKLDQLIAEACEDHKEPIDLLMTIPGVSEISARKIIAELGTEMDQFGKDSRVAKWAGLAPGSDESAGKIHSRHITKGGKHLKPVLIEVAWAAVRSKNPYYRCKFEILSLRLGKKRAIVAIARKVIVSIFHMFSDMKEWHPKDCDDCFVPRGLSVQKESRKLNKTVSTLKAMGMTEHQILKTIAKGFDDSEIKDDAGNSYDSITGEYITA; encoded by the coding sequence GTGAACCATGTAGCTCAAACTGTTATTCCGGTTGCCGGTGGACTTGATGTCCATAAATCCTTTGTCGTCGCTGTGATCAAAAGCACCAGCGATCAGGGAACGGTCAATACGGTAAAAAAAAGGTTCTCGACCTTTCGTGCAGATCTGGAAGACCTGCGGGACTGGCTCCTGCAGAATGACTGCCATCATGTCTGCATGGAATCGACCGGAAAATACTGGATACCGGTCTATAACGTCCTTGAGACAGCCATGGATGAAGTGCGGGTCTGTAACCCTAAATGGCTGTCTCTGGTGAAAGGCGAGAAAGATGATAACAAGGATGCCGCACGTATCTGTGATCTGTATCGAAACGGGATGACAAAATCCAGTTATATCCCGAGCAAACAGATCCGCACTCTCAGAGAGCTTACACGTCTTCGACAAAAGTATGTGCAACAGCGGGCTTCGGACCATAACCGTCTGATCAATTGTCTCACTGTCAACAACTACAAACTGGACATGGTTTTCTCCAATGTCCGGGGAATATCGGCATCCCGTATCATCGATCTTATCTTATCAGGAGAATCATATACAGATGAAGATATTTTGAAATGTGTGTCGAAGCGGTGCAAAGCTTCACAGGAAGATATCCTCCGGGCCTGCCACGGACTCGAATTCGATAAATTCCAGAGAGAGAAACTGAAGATCATCCGGGACCATATAGATGAACTGACGAAAGAGATAGAAAAACTGGACCAGCTCATAGCAGAGGCTTGTGAAGATCATAAGGAGCCTATCGATTTACTGATGACGATACCTGGAGTCAGTGAAATAAGTGCCCGAAAGATCATCGCTGAGCTTGGAACGGAGATGGATCAGTTTGGGAAGGATTCACGTGTAGCCAAATGGGCAGGTCTGGCACCAGGAAGTGACGAATCAGCAGGAAAGATCCATTCCCGTCACATCACCAAGGGGGGCAAGCACCTTAAACCTGTTCTGATTGAAGTGGCATGGGCAGCTGTCAGATCCAAGAATCCATATTACCGCTGTAAATTTGAGATCCTGAGTTTGCGTCTGGGGAAGAAAAGAGCGATCGTCGCGATCGCCCGAAAAGTGATCGTATCGATCTTCCACATGTTTTCGGACATGAAGGAATGGCATCCCAAAGACTGTGATGACTGTTTTGTACCAAGAGGTCTCTCAGTCCAAAAGGAGTCCAGGAAACTGAATAAGACAGTCAGCACACTGAAGGCGATGGGGATGACAGAGCATCAGATCCTCAAAACGATAGCAAAAGGGTTTGATGATTCTGAGATCAAAGATGATGCGGGTAACAGTTATGATTCGATCACAGGAGAATACATAACAGCCTGA
- the ispD gene encoding 2-C-methyl-D-erythritol 4-phosphate cytidylyltransferase, whose product MNSIPNYSAIVLAAGQGTRTGLAYNKVFYRLPEGCTVLEGALRPFLMDAACRQIVVTAHPGEMEEVQALVQDSRIRVVAGGDTRQDSVRQALEAVTEPVVFIHDGARPYLQARELEKLKDVMTREKAALLAVPVTDTIKEVHEGRITGTPDRRFLYAAQTPQAFDTELIRSCHEAAREQGASVTDDCMLAEQFGGVQVAVVESDPGNRKITTPADLEQ is encoded by the coding sequence ATGAACAGTATCCCGAACTATAGTGCGATCGTGCTGGCGGCGGGGCAGGGAACCCGGACAGGTCTGGCCTACAACAAAGTCTTCTACCGGCTGCCGGAGGGGTGCACCGTGCTGGAGGGAGCCCTGCGTCCGTTTCTGATGGATGCGGCGTGCCGGCAGATCGTGGTGACGGCACATCCCGGGGAGATGGAAGAGGTCCAGGCCCTGGTGCAGGATTCCAGGATCCGGGTCGTGGCAGGGGGAGACACCCGGCAGGACAGCGTCCGCCAGGCACTGGAGGCCGTGACGGAACCGGTGGTGTTCATTCATGACGGGGCACGGCCGTATCTCCAGGCCCGGGAGCTGGAGAAGCTGAAGGACGTCATGACGCGGGAGAAGGCTGCCCTGCTGGCGGTGCCCGTGACGGACACCATCAAGGAGGTCCATGAGGGGCGGATCACGGGAACGCCCGACCGGCGGTTTCTGTATGCGGCGCAGACCCCGCAGGCTTTCGACACGGAGCTGATCCGTTCCTGTCATGAAGCGGCCCGTGAGCAGGGAGCGTCGGTGACGGACGACTGCATGCTGGCGGAGCAGTTCGGCGGGGTGCAGGTGGCGGTGGTGGAGTCGGATCCGGGCAACCGGAAGATCACGACACCGGCGGATCTGGAACAGTAA
- a CDS encoding ATP-dependent DNA helicase RecG, whose translation MELTELKLTARRFGLLQKMGITTLEQLLKTYPFRYESHEQLPFDQWQKGDTVGFAGLIASRPAVIRLGKNRTMTRFTVISWNQELQVTVFNRPWLNAFPFGETIHIRGTYNGEGKVTAMQAQKKPLEEGLVPVYSMTKGMKPADMPAILDKALEHLDQLPDLVPPDLRRRYRLLDKDTSYRWIHRPPDEKRLHLAIRTLKYEEFLCFQCAVQSESALGQRKTPRMFDQALAEAFLDQFPYDLTADQRQAIEDVWSDQRRDTTMYRLVQGDVGSGKTVVAMAAIRACELSGAQSALMAPTEILARQHLKTLQSAGIEAKLLVSSLSRKEKQEVLEGLKTGTVSVVVGTHSLFQDPVEFADLGLVVADEQQRFGVSQRRQLLEKGKGADFLMMSATPIPRTYAHFLYGDIALSAVKTMPAGRKPVETRYVRGQSMKPVLKDVLQGLKEGRQCYVVAPAIDENLELDIKGVTSLYEGMVKVLGKDWTIGLLHGRMSAAEKEEVMTRFKAGDIHILVSTTVIEVGIDVAKATMMVIYDAHRFGLSTIHQLRGRCARGPVQGTCWLLSATKDMAAVERLQKLQELRDGFAISEYDLQLRGPGDLLGTRQSGLPAFVLGDFEKDPAIMEAAVQDAAAMLARRDWPPLMEYVRQARDSVRYID comes from the coding sequence ATGGAACTGACTGAACTGAAGCTGACGGCCCGGCGCTTCGGCCTGCTGCAGAAAATGGGCATCACCACACTGGAGCAGCTGCTGAAAACCTATCCCTTCCGGTACGAGAGCCATGAACAGCTGCCCTTTGACCAGTGGCAGAAAGGAGACACGGTGGGGTTTGCGGGACTCATCGCCAGCCGCCCTGCCGTGATCCGCCTGGGAAAGAACCGGACCATGACCCGGTTCACAGTGATCAGCTGGAACCAGGAGCTCCAGGTGACGGTCTTCAACCGCCCCTGGCTCAACGCCTTTCCCTTCGGGGAAACCATCCACATCCGCGGCACCTACAACGGGGAGGGAAAAGTGACTGCCATGCAGGCGCAGAAAAAGCCCCTGGAAGAAGGCCTGGTGCCGGTGTACTCCATGACAAAAGGCATGAAACCGGCGGATATGCCGGCCATCCTGGACAAAGCCCTGGAGCACCTCGACCAGCTTCCGGACCTGGTCCCGCCAGATCTCCGGCGCCGGTACCGCCTGCTGGACAAAGATACCAGCTACAGGTGGATCCACCGGCCACCGGATGAAAAGCGTCTGCATCTGGCGATCCGGACCCTGAAGTATGAAGAATTTCTCTGCTTCCAGTGTGCGGTGCAGTCCGAAAGTGCGCTCGGGCAGCGAAAGACACCGCGGATGTTTGACCAGGCACTGGCCGAGGCTTTCCTGGACCAGTTCCCCTACGACCTGACAGCCGATCAGCGCCAGGCCATTGAAGATGTGTGGAGCGACCAGCGGCGGGACACCACGATGTACCGCCTGGTGCAGGGAGACGTGGGGTCGGGAAAAACCGTCGTGGCCATGGCGGCGATCCGTGCCTGCGAGCTCTCCGGTGCCCAGTCGGCCCTGATGGCACCCACGGAAATCCTGGCCAGGCAGCATCTGAAAACGCTGCAGTCGGCGGGCATCGAAGCGAAGCTGCTGGTGTCCTCCCTGTCCAGGAAAGAAAAGCAGGAGGTGCTGGAAGGGCTGAAGACCGGCACGGTGTCTGTTGTCGTCGGCACCCATTCCCTGTTTCAGGATCCGGTGGAGTTTGCGGATCTGGGACTGGTGGTGGCGGATGAACAGCAGCGATTTGGGGTGTCCCAGCGCCGACAGCTGCTCGAAAAGGGGAAAGGCGCCGATTTTCTGATGATGAGCGCCACGCCCATTCCCCGTACCTATGCCCACTTTCTGTATGGAGACATCGCCCTGTCGGCGGTCAAAACCATGCCGGCGGGGCGAAAGCCGGTGGAAACCCGCTATGTGCGCGGACAGTCCATGAAGCCGGTGCTGAAGGACGTGCTGCAGGGGCTCAAGGAAGGCCGGCAGTGCTATGTGGTCGCCCCGGCCATCGATGAAAACCTGGAGCTGGACATCAAGGGGGTCACGTCGCTGTACGAGGGCATGGTGAAGGTCCTGGGGAAGGACTGGACCATCGGCCTGCTGCATGGACGCATGAGTGCAGCGGAAAAAGAGGAAGTCATGACCCGCTTCAAGGCCGGGGACATTCACATTCTGGTGTCCACCACGGTGATTGAGGTGGGCATCGACGTGGCGAAGGCTACGATGATGGTGATCTATGATGCCCACCGCTTCGGACTGTCCACGATCCACCAGCTGCGGGGCCGGTGCGCGAGAGGCCCGGTCCAGGGAACATGCTGGCTGCTGTCGGCGACGAAGGACATGGCGGCGGTGGAGCGGCTCCAGAAACTGCAGGAACTCCGGGACGGCTTTGCGATTTCCGAATACGACCTGCAGCTGCGGGGACCGGGGGATCTGCTCGGCACAAGGCAGTCCGGACTGCCTGCCTTCGTGCTGGGGGATTTCGAGAAGGATCCGGCGATCATGGAAGCCGCGGTGCAGGATGCCGCTGCCATGCTGGCGCGCCGTGACTGGCCGCCGCTGATGGAATATGTCAGACAGGCCCGGGATTCTGTACGGTATATCGACTAG
- a CDS encoding HAD-IIB family hydrolase, with the protein MKHLPKLVLCDIDGTIVNTNWDMTPATRQLFMDLHDKGVWTGIASGRPVDDISFHIAKWDLPFEFDILVGLNGCEVVNHITGTSTLTHTLTGAQLRQAVDTMRQQGFEFIPFVYQGDRIVAEEISEVVRTSALKSGKTPVQGSLDEICQDNAKIMLRTKEEAETIRMEQYLAVHPIKGLKGFRTQPTLLEFAHPDISKAVPLPQIAEDLHISLEDIMACGDTSNDNEMLKTAGIGVCLANGTEDTKACADYVTKLDCDHDGLAAFLHEQYPEL; encoded by the coding sequence ATGAAACATTTGCCAAAACTGGTTCTGTGTGATATCGACGGAACAATCGTAAACACCAACTGGGACATGACGCCTGCCACCAGGCAGCTGTTCATGGACCTGCATGACAAAGGGGTCTGGACGGGCATCGCCTCCGGGCGACCTGTGGATGACATCTCGTTTCACATTGCGAAGTGGGATCTCCCCTTTGAATTCGACATCCTGGTGGGGCTCAATGGCTGTGAGGTGGTGAACCACATCACCGGAACCAGCACGCTGACCCATACGCTGACGGGAGCGCAGCTGCGTCAGGCTGTGGACACGATGCGTCAGCAGGGATTTGAGTTCATTCCCTTTGTGTACCAGGGAGACAGGATCGTGGCGGAAGAAATCAGCGAAGTGGTCCGGACTTCAGCCCTGAAATCCGGGAAGACACCGGTCCAGGGAAGCCTGGACGAGATCTGTCAGGACAACGCGAAAATTATGCTCCGGACGAAAGAGGAAGCGGAGACCATCAGAATGGAGCAATACCTGGCGGTCCATCCCATAAAGGGACTGAAGGGGTTCCGGACCCAGCCGACGCTGCTGGAATTTGCACATCCGGATATCTCCAAGGCGGTGCCTCTGCCGCAGATTGCAGAGGACCTGCACATTTCGCTGGAGGACATCATGGCGTGCGGTGACACCTCCAATGACAACGAGATGCTGAAGACGGCCGGGATCGGGGTATGTCTGGCGAACGGGACAGAGGACACCAAGGCATGTGCCGATTATGTCACGAAACTGGATTGCGACCATGATGGACTGGCGGCGTTTCTGCATGAACAGTATCCCGAACTATAG
- a CDS encoding cation:proton antiporter — protein sequence MLLSFGLILLSGVLVTRIMKHIGLPPLTGMLLAGILLGPAVLNWIDPAMLEISGSIRKIALLVILIRAGLSLRTEDLIRAGRPALLLCFVPATCEILAFLLLGPPVFGLSLLESAILGTVIAAVSPAVVVPGMVTVMKSGYGQDKAIAPMILAGASADDIFVIVLFSIFTSMAGQGGFHWQMLLRIPTSIVLGILSGILLGILFVRVFHRVRTPVITRLIVFLATGALLYALEDALTGPVGFSGLIAVMTTALVAGHLDPPAARRLGASFDSLWTAAQIFLFTLIGAAIQLTYAAHALGPSLLLIAAGLLCRSGGVLLCLTGTSLNWKERLFSVVSYLPKATVQAAISAIPLSMGLACGQTVLTVAVLAILVTAPLGAAAIDLLYPRLLHKPDA from the coding sequence ATGCTGCTTTCCTTCGGACTGATCCTGCTGTCCGGGGTTCTCGTCACCCGGATCATGAAACACATCGGACTCCCGCCGCTGACCGGGATGCTGCTGGCGGGAATCCTGCTCGGGCCCGCCGTCCTGAACTGGATCGACCCCGCCATGCTGGAGATCTCCGGATCCATCCGCAAAATTGCACTTCTCGTCATCCTGATTCGCGCAGGCCTGAGTCTCAGGACAGAGGACCTGATTCGTGCCGGCCGCCCGGCACTCCTCCTGTGTTTTGTTCCCGCCACCTGCGAAATTCTGGCATTTCTGCTCCTGGGGCCTCCTGTGTTCGGCCTGTCCCTGCTGGAATCCGCCATCCTCGGTACCGTGATTGCGGCTGTCAGTCCCGCCGTGGTCGTTCCCGGGATGGTGACGGTCATGAAGTCCGGATACGGCCAGGACAAAGCCATTGCACCCATGATCCTGGCTGGCGCCAGTGCAGACGACATTTTCGTGATCGTGCTCTTCAGCATCTTCACCTCCATGGCCGGCCAGGGCGGCTTTCACTGGCAGATGCTGCTGCGGATTCCCACCTCCATTGTCCTGGGGATCCTGAGCGGAATCCTTCTGGGAATTCTCTTTGTCCGCGTGTTTCACAGAGTCCGGACGCCGGTGATCACCCGGCTGATCGTGTTTCTGGCCACCGGTGCCCTGCTCTATGCCCTGGAGGATGCCCTGACTGGACCTGTCGGATTCTCCGGACTCATTGCCGTCATGACCACCGCCCTGGTGGCGGGTCACCTGGATCCGCCTGCTGCCAGACGCCTCGGCGCTTCCTTTGACTCGCTCTGGACGGCCGCGCAGATCTTTCTCTTCACCCTCATCGGGGCAGCCATTCAGCTGACGTACGCTGCCCATGCCCTGGGGCCCTCCCTGCTGCTCATTGCCGCCGGTCTCCTGTGCCGGAGCGGCGGTGTGCTGCTGTGCCTGACAGGCACTTCCCTGAACTGGAAAGAACGGCTGTTTTCCGTGGTCTCCTATCTTCCGAAAGCCACTGTCCAGGCAGCCATCAGTGCGATTCCGCTCTCCATGGGTCTTGCCTGCGGGCAGACCGTGCTGACAGTGGCTGTGTTGGCCATTCTGGTCACGGCGCCCCTGGGGGCAGCCGCCATCGACCTGTTGTATCCGCGGCTCCTCCATAAACCGGATGCCTGA
- a CDS encoding peptidylprolyl isomerase, whose protein sequence is MTKRVTITMDDGDVMKGELYPDVAPKTVENFEKLANEGFYDGLTFHRIIPGFMIQGGDPRGNGTGGPGYTIPGEFSGNGFKNDLKHERGVLSMARAMDPDSAGSQFFIMHQDAPHLDGQYAAFGKITDGMDAVDKIAATPTNWNDAPKEKKVIKSIRVSDE, encoded by the coding sequence ATGACAAAACGAGTGACGATCACCATGGATGACGGCGATGTCATGAAGGGGGAACTGTACCCGGACGTGGCACCGAAAACGGTGGAAAACTTCGAGAAGCTTGCGAATGAAGGCTTCTATGACGGTCTGACCTTCCACCGCATCATCCCCGGATTCATGATCCAGGGCGGTGACCCCAGGGGCAACGGAACCGGCGGTCCCGGCTATACCATTCCGGGCGAATTTTCCGGAAACGGCTTCAAAAACGACCTGAAGCACGAGCGCGGCGTTCTGTCCATGGCCCGGGCCATGGATCCGGACAGTGCCGGCAGCCAGTTCTTCATCATGCATCAGGATGCCCCGCACCTGGACGGCCAGTATGCGGCCTTCGGCAAAATCACCGACGGAATGGATGCCGTGGACAAGATCGCGGCGACACCCACCAACTGGAACGATGCCCCGAAGGAAAAGAAGGTCATCAAGTCCATCCGTGTGAGCGACGAATAA